In Rhea pennata isolate bPtePen1 chromosome 22, bPtePen1.pri, whole genome shotgun sequence, a single genomic region encodes these proteins:
- the GNB1 gene encoding guanine nucleotide-binding protein G(I)/G(S)/G(T) subunit beta-1, whose translation MSELDQLRQEAEQLKNQIRDARKACADATLAQITANIDPVGRIQMRTRRTLRGHLAKIYAMHWGTDSRLLVSASQDGKLIIWDSYTTNKVHAIPLRSSWVMTCAYAPSGNYVACGGLDNICSIYNLKTREGNVRVSRELAGHTGYLSCCRFLDDNQIVTSSGDTTCALWDIETGQQTTTFTGHTGDVMSLSLAPDARCFVSGACDASAKLWDVREGMCRQTFTGHESDINAICFFPNGNAFATGSDDATCRLFDLRADQELMVYSHDNIICGITSVAFSKSGRLLLAGYDDFNCNVWDTLKADRAGVLAGHDNRVSCLGVTDDGMAVATGSWDSFLKIWN comes from the exons ATGAGTGAGCTTGACCAGTTACGCCAGGAGGCTGAGCAACTGAAAAACCAAATCAGG gATGCTAGGAAAGCATGTGCGGATGCGACCCTGGCTCAG ATCACAGCCAACATTGATCCAGTGGGGAGAATTCAAATGCGCACTAGAAGAACACTCCGGGGACACTTGGCTAAAATTTACGCAATGCACTGGGGGACTGATTCCAG GCTTTTAGTTAGCGCCTCCCAGGATGGCAAACTTATAATTTGGGACAGCTATACTACAAACAAG GTGCATGCTATTCCTCTGCGTTCGTCTTGGGTCATGACTTGTGCTTATGCTCCTTCTGGAAACTATGTGGCTTGTGGTGGTCTTGATAACATCTGTTCCATTTATAACCTGAAAACTCGTGAAGGGAATGTACGTGTCAGCCGTGAACTGGCTGGTCACACAG gatACTTGTCATGCTGCCGTTTCTTGGATGATAATCAAATTGTTACTAGCTCTGGCGACACCACCTG TGCTCTCTGGGACATAGAAACCGGTCAGCAGACAACTACATTTACTGGGCACACTGGGGATGTCATGAGCTTGTCTCTTGCTCCTGATGCCCGATGTTTTGTTTCTGGTGCCTGTGATGCCTCTGCCAAACTGTGGGATGTTAGAGAAGGAATGTGTCGGCAAACCTTCACCGGTCATGAGTCGGACATCAATGCCATCTGT TTCTTCCCAAATGGCAATGCATTTGCCACAGGCTCGGATGATGCCACATGCAGGCTTTTTGATCTTCGGGCTGATCAGGAACTTATGGTTTATTCACATGATAATATCATCTGTGGCATCACCTCTGTAGCATTTTCCAAGAGTGGACGTCTCCTCCTAGCTGGTTATGATGACTTTAACTGCAATGTCTGGGATACGCTGAAAGCTGATAGAGCAG GTGTCCTTGCTGGTCATGATAACCGTGTCAGTTGCTTAGGTGTGACTGATGATGGAATGGCAGTGGCAACAGGATCATGGGACAGCTTCCTCAAAATCTGGAACTGA